From a single Labrus bergylta chromosome 14, fLabBer1.1, whole genome shotgun sequence genomic region:
- the LOC109985341 gene encoding trafficking regulator of GLUT4 1, whose translation MAINTDAAFGKSALGEREVSNPTDFQDTEKLLSTTINEPTGQTNIKPSDSFSLTIRGSVRSLDSDQNGHRSPLKSGSIGHLTAPPKSSSRLSLGPRHSPLPPGYTPRGYIWLAVLSCFCPALPLNICALWYAHVSRSVFLTGDIEGARKYRRLSMLLSCLAMLLGVAVTIFIVLTIEIQQ comes from the exons ATGGCTATCAACACTGATGCTGCCTTCGGGAAAAGCGCCCTCGGCGAGAGGGAAGTTTCAAACCCCACCGACTTCCAGGACACGGAGAAGCTGCTGAGCACCACGATCAACGAGCCCACTGGACAGACTAACATCAAGCCGTCCGACTCCTTCTCGCTCACCATCAGAGGCAGCGTCCGCTCCCTGGACTCAGACCAGAACGGACACAGATCACCGCTAAAGTCGGGCTCCATCGGGCATCTTACGGCCCCACCCAAGTCCTCGTCCCGGCTCAGCTTGGGTCCGCGGCACTCACCGTTGCCACCCGGGTACACACCCCGGGGTTACATCTGGCTCGCAGTGTTGTCCTGTTTTTGCCCTGCTTTGCCGCTCAACATCTGTGCCTTGTGGTATGCACATGTG TCCAGGTCTGTTTTCCTAACAGGAGACATTGAAGGAGCAAGGAAGTACAGGCGCCTGTCCATGCTGCTCAGCTGTCTAGCAATGCTGCTGGGTGTGGCTGTCACCATCTTCATAGTGTTAACAATAG agATCCAGCAGTGA